Proteins encoded by one window of Candidatus Kaelpia aquatica:
- the smc gene encoding chromosome segregation protein SMC, whose translation MLLKSLEIYGFKSFAEKTILEFEPGVTAIVGPNGCGKSNIVDAMKWVLGEQSAKELRGGSMEDVIFNGTELADKVNFAEVSLKISNESGKLPIDFSEVTISRRLFRTGDSDYLINMAPVRLKDVQDLIAGTGIGTKAYSLMEQGKMDLIVSSKPDERRYVFEEASGITRFKNKKKEALRKLEHTENNLLRVSDIISEIRRQISSLERQARKAENYKIVYEDIKSKELILAAAKIKAYKGSISSFSSKKNMFNEDSSKMQRLLESKESLAKALRGDISESSEKIAQEENILRDASSRQQRNKERIEWNNQVIEEIKERIDILRQELEDIVVRINLSQSKMTELRGERDSFDQEGEVLDRGIGDKKREVESIAIEESEIKEEIEGVKSKILEYNYEFTQKNNLLLELESELKSLRIRIERLKENRSGIILTLEEQNFKLEKLELELRDKDQELGILKNELDGIFNDKTTIERGRESLTADKVNLEKKSANYEARLDSWLEIYSKGLGYSEGTKAVANRFPDLVLGRVSDIIRVAPEYVDRVELAFGEKLKSIVVNARESAVDILKYCKSEGFSDIEVVVLSELKFKDSEYIEGTFPIAYFIELDADKKAILSLVADVLYVEDSERARELSFNYPVYRFLAQGHLAFQGPTLGIGFDPTKDLGLLDRDGKIGRLKEEIEILKKSLEEVSVRIVESEKKYSQVTDKLSDFEVRKSGLNDHLIGLKKTLESGQANRERLSQEQEVLNLDIEDIEAQLSSDASRRDRLKTELNESGAKIKKDEERLLSLQDSQAKLIDRKHELSIGLAQLETKEASYIERKQKYDDIYKSVEIELQNLNIDKQKRENEQVEIGIKIGQLEDEVSRLRGENEDLKVKLEEGAGRLTQDKSKYEDLKSQFEREEDELIKLRNEYAAYKDEAHSLDLNMNEEEYRIKSIRERLNQVYGITDIPDEVEGEVEIGAVEEELKDLQGKLERMGEVNLVAIEEHKSLKERSIFLENQERDLLEAKESLQAAIRKINKTTRDMFSGTFQQVRASFKEIFPRLFGGGDADLVLEEGIDCLEAGIEILARPPGKKLQGVSLLSGGEKALTALSLLFAIFQSKPSPFCILDEVDAPLDESNIDRYRKMLEEFSRLSQFLVITHNKRTISTADIIYGITMENTGISKIVSVKFHKTEESVASC comes from the coding sequence ATGCTGCTTAAAAGTTTAGAAATTTATGGATTTAAGTCTTTTGCAGAAAAAACCATTCTTGAGTTTGAACCAGGTGTTACTGCAATTGTAGGGCCCAATGGTTGCGGCAAATCTAATATAGTCGATGCTATGAAATGGGTCTTAGGTGAGCAGAGTGCAAAGGAGCTTAGAGGCGGCTCTATGGAAGATGTAATATTTAACGGGACTGAGCTTGCTGATAAGGTCAATTTTGCGGAAGTCTCCTTAAAGATATCAAATGAAAGCGGCAAACTTCCTATAGATTTTAGTGAAGTTACTATATCCAGAAGATTGTTTAGAACAGGCGATAGTGATTATCTGATTAATATGGCTCCTGTTAGATTAAAAGATGTCCAGGATCTTATTGCTGGCACTGGAATAGGTACAAAAGCCTATTCTCTTATGGAGCAGGGTAAGATGGATCTTATAGTAAGTTCAAAACCTGATGAGAGAAGGTATGTATTTGAAGAGGCAAGCGGGATAACACGCTTTAAGAATAAAAAGAAAGAAGCTTTACGTAAATTAGAACATACAGAGAACAATCTCTTGCGTGTCTCTGACATTATTTCAGAGATTAGACGTCAGATATCCTCTCTAGAGAGGCAGGCGCGTAAGGCAGAGAATTATAAAATTGTTTATGAGGATATAAAAAGCAAGGAGCTTATCTTAGCTGCGGCTAAAATAAAAGCTTATAAGGGTTCAATCTCTTCTTTTTCGTCCAAGAAAAATATGTTTAATGAAGACTCCAGCAAGATGCAGAGACTCTTGGAATCTAAAGAGTCTTTGGCGAAGGCATTGAGAGGCGATATATCTGAATCTTCTGAGAAGATAGCTCAAGAAGAGAATATATTAAGGGATGCTTCTTCTAGGCAGCAGAGAAACAAAGAGAGGATAGAATGGAATAATCAGGTTATAGAAGAGATTAAAGAGAGAATAGATATATTAAGGCAGGAGCTTGAAGATATTGTAGTCAGGATCAATCTCTCTCAGAGCAAGATGACAGAGTTAAGAGGAGAGAGGGATTCTTTTGACCAAGAAGGCGAGGTCCTAGATCGGGGTATAGGCGATAAGAAGAGAGAGGTTGAAAGCATAGCTATAGAAGAGAGCGAGATTAAGGAAGAGATAGAGGGGGTAAAGTCCAAGATATTAGAATACAATTATGAGTTTACACAAAAGAACAACCTGCTTCTAGAGCTTGAAAGTGAACTTAAATCTCTTAGAATACGCATTGAGAGATTAAAAGAGAATCGCAGTGGTATAATCCTTACTTTAGAGGAGCAGAACTTTAAGCTGGAGAAATTAGAGCTAGAGCTTAGAGATAAGGATCAAGAGCTCGGTATCTTGAAAAATGAATTGGACGGCATCTTTAATGATAAGACTACCATTGAGAGAGGGAGAGAATCTTTAACGGCTGATAAAGTTAATTTAGAGAAAAAATCTGCCAACTACGAAGCCAGGCTCGATAGCTGGCTTGAAATCTATTCTAAAGGTTTAGGCTATTCCGAAGGGACTAAGGCTGTGGCAAATAGATTTCCAGATCTGGTATTGGGCAGGGTATCTGATATTATAAGAGTGGCTCCGGAATATGTAGATAGGGTAGAGCTTGCTTTTGGTGAAAAATTAAAGTCTATAGTTGTAAATGCGAGAGAGTCTGCTGTTGATATATTGAAGTATTGCAAAAGTGAAGGTTTCTCCGATATAGAAGTCGTAGTTCTTTCAGAGCTAAAATTTAAAGACTCTGAATACATCGAAGGGACATTTCCCATAGCTTATTTTATAGAACTTGATGCTGATAAAAAAGCCATCCTTTCGTTAGTTGCTGATGTGTTATATGTCGAAGATTCTGAGCGGGCTAGAGAATTAAGTTTTAATTACCCGGTTTATAGGTTTTTAGCTCAAGGCCATCTGGCTTTTCAGGGCCCAACTCTAGGTATAGGATTTGACCCTACTAAGGATTTAGGATTATTAGATAGGGATGGTAAGATAGGCAGACTTAAAGAAGAGATTGAGATACTCAAAAAGAGTCTAGAAGAAGTATCAGTTCGCATAGTAGAGTCAGAAAAAAAATATTCTCAGGTAACTGATAAGCTCTCTGATTTTGAAGTCAGAAAATCCGGATTAAACGATCATCTTATCGGTCTAAAGAAAACCTTAGAGTCAGGGCAGGCTAATAGAGAGAGACTATCTCAAGAGCAGGAAGTATTAAATTTAGATATAGAGGATATAGAAGCTCAACTTAGCAGCGATGCATCGCGCAGGGATAGATTGAAAACAGAGCTTAATGAGTCCGGGGCTAAAATCAAAAAGGACGAGGAGAGGTTATTATCTTTGCAGGATAGTCAGGCTAAGCTTATTGATAGGAAGCATGAGCTTTCTATAGGACTGGCTCAACTTGAGACCAAAGAGGCATCTTACATAGAGAGAAAACAGAAATACGACGATATATACAAATCTGTTGAGATAGAACTGCAGAATTTAAATATAGATAAGCAGAAGAGAGAGAATGAGCAGGTAGAGATTGGTATTAAGATAGGTCAGTTAGAAGATGAGGTATCTCGCCTTAGAGGTGAGAACGAAGACTTAAAGGTCAAGTTAGAGGAGGGCGCTGGAAGATTGACTCAAGATAAAAGTAAATATGAAGATTTAAAGTCCCAGTTTGAGAGAGAAGAGGATGAGCTTATAAAGTTAAGAAATGAATATGCTGCTTATAAAGATGAAGCTCACAGTCTGGATTTGAACATGAACGAAGAAGAGTATAGGATTAAAAGCATAAGAGAGAGACTTAATCAGGTCTATGGTATAACTGATATTCCAGATGAAGTTGAAGGTGAAGTAGAGATAGGGGCTGTAGAGGAAGAGTTAAAAGATCTTCAGGGAAAATTGGAAAGAATGGGTGAGGTCAATCTTGTTGCTATAGAGGAACATAAGAGCCTAAAAGAGCGTTCGATATTTCTTGAGAATCAAGAGAGAGATCTCCTGGAAGCGAAAGAGTCTCTGCAGGCTGCCATTAGAAAGATAAATAAGACTACGCGTGATATGTTTTCGGGAACATTTCAGCAAGTTAGAGCATCTTTTAAAGAGATCTTCCCGCGTCTATTTGGCGGCGGAGATGCAGATCTTGTTTTAGAAGAAGGTATAGATTGTCTTGAGGCTGGAATTGAAATATTGGCTAGACCTCCAGGCAAGAAACTCCAAGGTGTTAGCTTGCTTTCAGGCGGAGAGAAAGCGCTTACTGCTCTGTCATTGTTGTTTGCTATTTTTCAGTCTAAGCCTTCTCCGTTTTGTATTCTTGATGAGGTTGATGCTCCGCTAGATGAATCGAATATCGACAGATATAGAAAGATGCTAGAAGAGTTCTCTCGACTATCCCAGTTCTTGGTCATAACCCATAATAAGCGTACTATCTCAACAGCTGATATCATCTATGGTATAACTATGGAGAATACTGGAATATCAAAGATCGTGTCTGTAAAGTTTCACAAAACAGAAGAGTCGGTGGCAAGCTGTTAA
- a CDS encoding radical SAM protein, producing the protein MKICFIFPPFKHKLFSENISVVDEEFILPPPIILAWVAAIAQRAGHRAKIIDANALKLSKKETLKLIKIFAPDILAFRLDSYHFHTNLEWIQFFKNNLNLPVLVGGINLDLYPYETMFYPEIDYAVIGEAIDVLPKLLSSLENKTPLSEIEGIAYRDNEEIIIQPPRTELANLDQYPYPARELLPNHLYHSFVSQRKNFTIMLTSTGCPYNCKFCAIANVPYRNRSPINVVDEIELCYKKFKIREIDFFDAVFFLDRNRAYQICDGIIKRNLKIEWSARSRVDLLDEEIIKIASKAGCKKIFVGIESKSLGILKSINKEIEPEEVRRCIKLLNKYKIKPLGFFIFGNPGETIETIRDTTRFALELNLDYVQICRMIAKPGSKLHEEFKKITGYDFWQLYIKGVVSEQRLPNLWCNISEVDLEKYIKKAYILFYFRPRQICNRIKNVKSFAEFMRYLKVGSKVLLSYLETCKVNKIKMHG; encoded by the coding sequence ATGAAGATATGTTTTATTTTCCCTCCTTTTAAGCATAAACTTTTTTCTGAAAATATATCTGTTGTAGATGAAGAGTTTATTCTTCCCCCGCCGATAATATTAGCATGGGTAGCTGCAATTGCTCAAAGAGCAGGGCATAGAGCCAAAATTATAGATGCCAATGCATTAAAACTAAGCAAGAAAGAAACTTTAAAACTGATAAAAATATTTGCTCCCGACATTTTGGCCTTTAGACTCGACAGTTACCATTTTCATACCAACTTAGAGTGGATACAATTCTTTAAAAACAATCTCAATTTACCGGTTCTTGTGGGAGGTATAAATCTAGATCTCTATCCATACGAGACAATGTTTTATCCAGAGATAGACTATGCTGTAATCGGAGAAGCGATAGATGTTTTGCCCAAATTGCTTTCATCTTTGGAGAATAAAACCCCTTTATCCGAGATAGAGGGTATTGCTTATCGAGATAATGAAGAAATTATAATTCAGCCACCAAGAACAGAACTCGCAAATTTAGACCAATATCCCTATCCAGCTCGCGAGCTTTTACCTAATCACCTTTATCATTCCTTTGTATCTCAGAGAAAAAATTTTACAATTATGCTTACAAGTACAGGGTGTCCTTATAATTGTAAATTCTGCGCGATAGCAAACGTCCCTTATCGCAATAGATCACCTATCAATGTCGTAGATGAAATAGAGCTCTGTTACAAAAAATTCAAAATTCGTGAAATAGACTTTTTTGATGCCGTTTTCTTTTTAGATAGAAATCGTGCTTATCAAATTTGCGATGGGATAATAAAGAGGAACTTGAAAATTGAATGGTCTGCAAGGTCTCGAGTTGATCTGCTTGATGAGGAAATAATAAAGATAGCCTCAAAAGCAGGTTGTAAGAAAATATTTGTTGGCATTGAAAGCAAGAGCTTGGGCATACTTAAGTCAATAAATAAGGAGATTGAACCCGAAGAAGTTAGGCGATGTATAAAATTGCTAAATAAATACAAAATAAAACCTCTAGGTTTTTTTATATTCGGTAATCCCGGAGAAACAATTGAAACTATCAGAGATACAACCAGGTTTGCCTTGGAACTAAACTTGGATTATGTCCAGATATGTCGCATGATTGCAAAGCCGGGTTCTAAACTACATGAAGAGTTTAAAAAAATAACTGGCTATGACTTCTGGCAACTTTATATTAAAGGTGTTGTTTCGGAACAACGTTTACCTAATCTATGGTGCAATATTTCAGAGGTTGATCTAGAAAAGTATATTAAAAAAGCCTACATCCTTTTTTACTTTCGCCCTCGACAAATATGCAACAGGATAAAAAATGTAAAATCTTTTGCAGAATTTATGAGGTATTTAAAAGTTGGTTCTAAAGTATTATTGTCTTATCTTGAAACATGCAAAGTAAATAAAATAAAAATGCATGGTTAA
- the hydF gene encoding [FeFe] hydrogenase H-cluster maturation GTPase HydF yields the protein MKTTPKSLRLQIGIFGRMNVGKSSFLNMVSGQDVSITSDLPGTTTDVVEKTMELLPVGPVVFLDTAGLDDSSSLGEKRVKKTEKIFDRSEIIVLLVEADIWSDYEQRIIKEAKKRSRPVIIVVNKIDIKPPTEKFLNLIAAKREEYQLIVSTDLKSRDSYVNLFKEKILELSPEDFRNPSPIISDLMPKGGIAVLIIPIDLEAPKGRIILPQVQTIRDALDGDQAVVVVKESEYKQVLNSLKRKPDIVVCDSQVVDFMIENTPPDINATTFSTLFARYKGDIAEEIKGVFMVDKIGPEDKVLIAEACSHHPIEDDIGRVKLPCWLKNYLGFDLKWNSTAGRDYPDNLCDYKLIIHCGGCMITRHEMLSRIQAAIEKKVAITNYGIVISYLKGVLERILSPIPEAKELFKKYREEARNESA from the coding sequence ATGAAGACTACACCTAAATCTCTAAGACTTCAGATCGGAATATTTGGCCGTATGAATGTTGGAAAATCAAGTTTTCTAAATATGGTTAGCGGCCAGGATGTATCTATAACATCTGATCTCCCTGGAACAACGACTGATGTTGTTGAGAAAACCATGGAGCTTCTTCCTGTTGGCCCAGTTGTATTTTTGGATACAGCAGGTTTAGATGACAGCTCTTCTTTGGGCGAGAAGAGAGTGAAGAAGACAGAGAAGATATTTGATCGCTCAGAGATAATAGTTCTACTGGTAGAGGCTGATATTTGGAGCGATTATGAGCAGAGAATAATCAAAGAGGCTAAAAAGAGATCCAGGCCTGTTATCATAGTTGTAAATAAAATAGATATCAAACCTCCAACAGAGAAGTTTCTAAATTTAATAGCGGCCAAACGTGAAGAGTATCAGCTTATTGTCAGCACAGATTTAAAGAGCCGTGATAGTTATGTCAATCTCTTTAAGGAAAAAATATTAGAGTTATCTCCGGAAGATTTTCGCAACCCATCGCCTATAATAAGCGATCTAATGCCTAAGGGTGGAATTGCAGTTTTGATAATCCCCATTGACCTAGAGGCTCCTAAGGGAAGAATTATATTGCCTCAGGTTCAAACAATAAGGGATGCTCTAGACGGAGATCAGGCGGTTGTGGTTGTTAAAGAGAGTGAATACAAGCAAGTTTTGAATAGCCTCAAGAGAAAGCCGGATATAGTTGTCTGTGACTCTCAGGTTGTAGATTTTATGATTGAAAATACTCCGCCAGATATCAATGCTACGACTTTTTCTACTCTCTTTGCGCGCTATAAGGGGGATATAGCAGAGGAGATTAAAGGTGTCTTTATGGTGGATAAGATAGGGCCGGAAGACAAGGTGTTGATAGCTGAAGCATGTTCTCATCATCCAATAGAAGATGATATTGGAAGAGTAAAACTGCCTTGCTGGCTAAAAAATTATCTAGGTTTTGATCTTAAGTGGAATAGTACTGCCGGCAGAGACTACCCTGATAATCTCTGTGACTATAAGCTTATTATCCATTGTGGCGGTTGTATGATAACGCGGCATGAGATGCTTAGCCGCATTCAAGCGGCAATTGAAAAAAAGGTAGCCATTACTAATTATGGTATTGTTATATCTTATTTAAAAGGCGTATTAGAGCGGATTCTTTCGCCCATACCTGAAGCAAAAGAGTTGTTTAAGAAGTATAGAGAGGAGGCTAGAAATGAGAGTGCATAG
- a CDS encoding iron-only hydrogenase system regulator, which translates to MDKRLGFVGIILEDREVQAQSVNQVLSEFAEAIVGRIGLPYKEKRCSVITLIVDATTDEFGAITGKLGKIEGVSVKSALSKEKST; encoded by the coding sequence ATGGATAAAAGGCTTGGATTTGTAGGGATTATTTTAGAGGATAGAGAAGTGCAGGCTCAATCTGTCAACCAGGTGCTATCTGAATTTGCCGAGGCTATTGTTGGGCGCATAGGGTTGCCCTATAAAGAGAAGAGATGCTCTGTTATAACACTTATTGTAGATGCCACCACTGATGAATTTGGCGCTATAACGGGAAAGCTTGGCAAAATAGAAGGGGTCTCTGTCAAGTCTGCCCTAAGCAAAGAAAAGAGCACATGA
- a CDS encoding glycosyltransferase family 39 protein translates to MSKKLFYPALLIILINVPLVVLYKLYPLQLSGHDIEWLWPFAQSWHWFEKPFTQLFFHILLPFFQLNPLPYYLVGFSLHTLIAILIFYLLKRILNNKNIAFVASFIFSIHYINTAVNLTIVHFAVKLSLLFFMLCFFCLVEFFEYKKIKFYLLGIFFFVLGISSKESIYCLPLILLCYAWIYKKVNFIKYCYPFFAIVAVHLAVILLVFPNTSAYLDDIKGTLINIKWLVVKFTTTLEMLFIPFDFQGETVFFGSIYKHSILLSLVILFCLLCFLRYVVNKDFKFTLAWLSLSILPSLFARPDIILEKYLYLPLVPTSVFISLLIYQIIKSNWLRVLIIIILCCSLYGSFCRRYIDHHISTKLVHRLLEKEKKILLSYPKTSAVYHVNFPYWINRVEAFAPTGMRNLDYFYLKDKELKERSNICFKREGLNCKLFKFSKEMIYDKNIFLLYQDGEIIDVTPLLIEHQ, encoded by the coding sequence ATGAGTAAAAAATTGTTTTACCCTGCACTGTTAATTATTTTAATAAACGTTCCTTTAGTAGTCTTATACAAGCTTTATCCGTTGCAGCTAAGCGGTCATGACATTGAATGGCTCTGGCCATTTGCTCAATCCTGGCACTGGTTTGAGAAACCATTTACGCAATTATTTTTTCATATCTTGTTGCCGTTTTTTCAACTCAATCCTCTTCCTTATTATCTGGTGGGCTTTTCTCTACATACCTTAATTGCTATCCTAATTTTTTATTTACTTAAGCGGATTTTAAATAATAAAAATATTGCTTTTGTTGCAAGTTTTATTTTTTCAATTCACTACATCAATACCGCTGTCAATTTAACCATTGTTCATTTTGCAGTAAAGCTCTCTCTGTTATTCTTCATGCTTTGTTTCTTTTGCTTGGTAGAATTTTTTGAGTATAAAAAAATAAAGTTCTATCTTTTAGGAATATTTTTCTTTGTGCTTGGAATCAGCAGCAAAGAATCTATCTACTGCTTGCCATTGATTTTACTATGCTATGCCTGGATTTACAAAAAAGTCAATTTTATTAAATACTGTTACCCTTTTTTTGCAATTGTAGCTGTTCATTTAGCGGTAATATTGCTTGTTTTTCCGAACACAAGTGCCTACTTGGATGATATTAAAGGAACATTGATAAATATAAAATGGTTAGTTGTGAAATTTACAACAACTCTTGAAATGCTTTTTATCCCCTTTGATTTTCAGGGAGAAACAGTATTTTTTGGATCTATCTATAAACATTCAATATTGCTATCGCTAGTGATATTGTTTTGTCTGCTCTGTTTCCTACGCTATGTAGTGAATAAAGATTTTAAATTTACATTAGCGTGGTTGTCTTTATCAATATTGCCCTCTCTTTTTGCAAGACCGGATATAATTCTGGAAAAATACCTTTATCTGCCCTTAGTTCCAACAAGTGTGTTTATTTCATTACTTATTTATCAGATAATTAAATCCAATTGGTTAAGAGTTTTGATTATTATTATTCTCTGCTGCTCTCTCTATGGTTCTTTTTGCCGCAGATATATCGACCATCATATCAGCACTAAATTAGTACATCGATTATTAGAGAAAGAAAAGAAAATTTTACTTAGCTATCCGAAAACATCTGCTGTCTACCACGTTAATTTTCCATATTGGATTAATCGTGTTGAGGCATTTGCACCTACTGGGATGCGCAATTTAGACTATTTTTACTTAAAAGATAAAGAATTAAAAGAAAGGAGTAATATTTGTTTTAAGAGAGAAGGTCTTAATTGCAAACTCTTTAAGTTTAGCAAAGAAATGATTTATGACAAAAATATATTTTTGCTTTATCAAGATGGAGAAATAATTGATGTCACACCGCTTTTGATAGAGCACCAATAG
- a CDS encoding macro domain-containing protein, with translation MKINNLEIEFRNEDITTLRVDAIINPANTELVMGGGLALTIKRKAGNEIEREALRLAPIGLGDSVVTSGGRLKSDWVIHSATMKMDFKTDQDIIRRSFNSALNLAKERSFKSIAVPALGCGTGGFPLKKAAKIMVNEILSHTQKCSSLKRIIFSFKTKSAYVEFKESFLSYYGYQLRKLAQIPIPTADAIILIEGSKILLIERENSPYGLALPGGFLEYGESLEDCIRREVQEETSLRVVELRQFYTYSAAERDPRFHTVTTVFIVEAEGLPKAGSDAKAIKQCLLDEIPPKEDFAFDHWQILQDWLKTQ, from the coding sequence ATGAAGATTAATAATTTAGAGATTGAATTTAGAAATGAAGACATCACTACTTTAAGGGTTGATGCTATTATCAATCCTGCAAATACAGAGTTAGTCATGGGTGGAGGATTGGCTCTTACTATCAAAAGAAAAGCTGGAAATGAAATAGAGAGAGAGGCTCTTAGACTGGCTCCTATTGGCCTGGGTGACTCTGTAGTAACATCCGGAGGTCGGCTAAAATCAGATTGGGTAATACATTCAGCAACTATGAAGATGGATTTTAAAACAGACCAGGACATTATAAGGAGATCTTTCAATAGTGCTTTAAATCTTGCAAAAGAGAGAAGCTTTAAGAGTATTGCAGTGCCTGCCCTAGGTTGCGGTACAGGAGGATTTCCGCTTAAAAAAGCTGCCAAGATAATGGTTAATGAAATTTTAAGTCATACTCAAAAATGTAGTTCACTTAAGAGGATTATTTTTTCGTTTAAAACTAAGTCGGCATACGTAGAATTTAAAGAGAGTTTTTTATCTTATTATGGTTATCAATTAAGAAAACTAGCTCAGATTCCAATACCTACAGCAGATGCAATCATTCTTATAGAGGGCAGCAAGATTCTTCTTATAGAGAGGGAGAACTCTCCCTATGGCCTTGCTCTTCCTGGAGGATTCCTAGAGTATGGCGAATCTCTTGAAGATTGTATTAGGCGTGAAGTCCAAGAGGAGACCTCTTTAAGAGTGGTAGAATTAAGGCAGTTCTACACCTATTCGGCCGCAGAGAGAGACCCTAGGTTTCATACTGTAACCACAGTCTTTATAGTAGAGGCGGAAGGTTTACCTAAAGCAGGCAGTGATGCCAAAGCTATAAAGCAGTGCTTGTTAGATGAGATCCCCCCTAAAGAAGATTTTGCTTTTGATCATTGGCAGATATTACAAGATTGGCTTAAAACTCAATAA
- the hydG gene encoding [FeFe] hydrogenase H-cluster radical SAM maturase HydG — MRVHSDDTKSWIDNKIKRDEVTKFLKDNKDFIDDEFIENKITENKNADKKIIEDIIAESLEIKTLSLDQTAYLLNVEDEDIWAMMEDAALKVKKRVYDNRIVTFAPLYMSNLCVNDCLYCGFRKSNNFAKRRVLTKEEVIKETEVLAGEIGHKRLIAVYGEHPKTDIDYMEESIAAIYSIKAKTKHGYGSIRRVNVNAAPLSTSDLKKLHDVGIGTYQVFQETYHHPTYSKVHPEGTIKGDYSWRLYCLHRAMEAGIDDVGLGVLFGLYDWKFEVLGLLSHTLDLESKFGIGAHTISFPRLEPAKDTPFIESSNYKVSDRDFKKLIIVIRLAVPYTGMIITARESAQMRRDALRLGITQTDASTRIGIGAYSDCYAEQEGSRQQFYLGDTRSLDEVIREFAQMGYITSFCTAGYRCGRTGKNIMQLLRSGQEGKFCKLNAVLTFREWLDDFASVETKKTALPVIEKEIEEVKAQMPKVYDDFICYYEKIRDGQRDIYF; from the coding sequence ATGAGAGTGCATAGTGATGACACCAAGAGTTGGATAGATAATAAAATTAAGAGAGATGAGGTAACTAAGTTTTTAAAAGACAACAAGGATTTTATAGATGATGAATTTATTGAGAATAAGATAACTGAAAATAAAAATGCTGATAAAAAGATCATAGAGGATATTATTGCAGAGTCTCTTGAGATTAAGACCCTATCTTTAGATCAGACTGCCTACCTTTTAAATGTAGAGGATGAAGATATTTGGGCCATGATGGAGGACGCTGCTTTAAAAGTAAAAAAGAGAGTCTATGATAATAGAATCGTCACTTTTGCACCACTCTATATGTCTAACTTATGCGTGAATGACTGCCTCTACTGCGGGTTTCGTAAATCCAATAATTTTGCTAAGCGTAGAGTTTTAACCAAAGAAGAGGTTATCAAAGAGACAGAGGTTTTAGCGGGTGAGATTGGTCATAAGAGACTGATAGCTGTCTATGGAGAGCACCCCAAGACTGATATAGACTACATGGAAGAGAGCATAGCTGCGATCTATAGTATTAAGGCTAAAACTAAACATGGATATGGATCCATACGGCGTGTCAATGTTAATGCGGCTCCTCTTTCAACCTCTGATTTAAAGAAGCTCCATGATGTTGGCATTGGAACCTATCAGGTTTTTCAGGAGACCTACCACCACCCTACTTATAGTAAGGTTCACCCCGAAGGTACTATCAAAGGTGATTATTCTTGGAGGCTGTATTGTTTGCACCGAGCGATGGAAGCAGGGATTGATGATGTCGGCTTGGGAGTATTATTCGGACTCTATGATTGGAAGTTTGAGGTTCTGGGCCTTCTTTCTCACACTTTGGATTTAGAGAGCAAATTTGGCATAGGAGCTCATACGATATCATTTCCACGGCTTGAGCCGGCCAAAGATACTCCTTTTATTGAGAGTTCAAACTATAAGGTCTCAGATCGGGATTTCAAGAAGCTGATTATCGTTATCCGTCTCGCTGTGCCTTATACAGGTATGATTATAACAGCCCGGGAGAGTGCTCAAATGAGACGTGATGCTTTAAGGCTTGGCATTACTCAGACCGATGCCTCAACTCGCATAGGAATAGGTGCTTATAGCGATTGCTATGCAGAGCAGGAAGGCAGCAGGCAGCAGTTCTATCTTGGAGATACTAGGTCTTTAGATGAGGTGATAAGAGAGTTTGCTCAGATGGGATATATCACATCTTTCTGTACTGCCGGTTATCGCTGCGGACGGACAGGAAAAAACATTATGCAGCTCCTAAGATCAGGCCAAGAGGGAAAGTTCTGCAAGCTTAATGCAGTTTTGACTTTTAGGGAGTGGCTGGATGATTTTGCCTCTGTCGAAACAAAAAAAACAGCACTACCAGTTATTGAAAAAGAGATCGAAGAGGTCAAGGCTCAGATGCCCAAAGTCTATGATGATTTTATATGTTATTATGAAAAAATAAGAGATGGTCAGAGAGATATCTATTTTTAA
- a CDS encoding sulfite exporter TauE/SafE family protein, protein MGLFLICSLIGLGGGILSGVLGIGGATIIIPALIYFLKFNQHLAQGTTLALMVLPIGLLAAWTYFKSGHVDLKVAALICIGFLIGGLIGAKIAVSMPQEALGRIFGIVLLLLGAKMALGI, encoded by the coding sequence ATGGGTCTTTTCTTAATCTGCAGTTTGATCGGCTTAGGAGGCGGAATATTGAGCGGGGTTTTAGGCATAGGAGGTGCAACGATTATCATCCCTGCCTTGATATATTTTCTGAAATTCAATCAACATCTGGCTCAGGGTACAACCCTTGCTCTTATGGTTCTACCTATTGGACTGCTTGCAGCCTGGACATATTTTAAATCCGGACATGTAGATCTTAAAGTTGCAGCTCTAATATGCATTGGATTTTTAATCGGAGGACTAATCGGTGCTAAGATAGCAGTCTCTATGCCTCAGGAAGCTCTGGGCAGGATTTTTGGAATAGTACTCTTGCTCCTGGGAGCAAAGATGGCTCTTGGAATATGA